In Drosophila pseudoobscura strain MV-25-SWS-2005 chromosome 4, UCI_Dpse_MV25, whole genome shotgun sequence, the following proteins share a genomic window:
- the LOC117184199 gene encoding uncharacterized protein, with protein sequence MLYKQMIAPIWQYTLAVWGPLATSAEFGRIQVEQNKTLRLICNAPWYVRNDTIHRDLEVDTVEAVYERACKRYSEQMRSHHNIEAAKVVNDPYVPHRITRPRYSEYLSKHLPKELAKHEWNRIEMIPNQRPFTEEDQISHDRNLDDMRRMLIRMDRPVSPPTEYNYYTEVILPRRRLLEPAPIATIDLTVSSRRQRLEQLGLAIEAAINDISNDQTPDTHSRHSDNGQGNGNTHTHTNANAHESQPPPATGTRNTENNSQNVQQQ encoded by the coding sequence ATGCTGTACAAGCAGATGAtcgcaccgatctggcagtaCACATTGGCCGTATGGGGTCCATTAGCTACCAGCGCAGAATTTGGACGAATACAAGTCGAGCAGAACAAGACCCTACGGCTGATTTGCAATGCGCCATGGTACGTGAGGAACGACACCATCCACAGGGACCTGGAAGTGGACACGGTAGAGGCAGTCTACGAGAGGGCATGCAAAAGGTACTCGGAACAAATGAGATCACACCACAACATTgaggcagccaaagtggtCAATGACCCTTATGTACCGCACCGTATCACAAGACCCCGGTACTCCGAGTACCTTAGCAAACACCTTCCCAAGGAACTCGCGAAGCACGAGTGGAACCGTATCGAAATGATCCCCAACCAGCGCCCGTTCACAGAAGAAGACCAAATCAGCCATGACAGGAACCTCGATGACATGCGTAGGATGCTGATCAGGATGGATCGCCCAGTGTCGCCGCCAACAGAATATAACTATTACACCGAGGTTATTCTGCCAAGACGGAGGTTACTGGAGCCCGCTCCCATAGCCACAATTGACTTGacggtcagcagcagaaggcagcgacTAGAGCAACTGGGCCTGGCAATAGAAGCAGCTATAAACGATATATCCAACGACCAGACGCCTGACACACACTCGCGGCACAGCGACAACGGCCAAGGCAAtgggaacacacacacacacactaacgcAAATGCCCATGAGAGTCAACCACCGCCAGCAACGGGAACAAGGAACACAGAGAATAACAGCCAAAATGTACAGCAGCAATGA